The DNA region CCgagttttaatataatataaaggaagaaaaatttataaaatgggACCTAGTAAAATGTTAAATCTCGtaaagatcattttttttttcttttgtttttcttctttgtttttgttttcacgAACTAGGAAGGGAAGAAGACTTATTCGCGAAGTTATAAAAGGGCAGACGTGCGCCAGAGGGAACAGCGCGCGCTCGctcactcgctcgctcgctgcCTCCTAGCTGCCACGTATATACATGCgatggctctctctctctctctctctctctttcacttgcgcgcgcgcgtgcactGACTTATAcattctatccctctctctctctttctctatctctctctctctgtctttctatcctcctctctttctctctcacgcgtacagagagagagagagagagagagagagagagagagagagagagagagaacacacgCACGCGTATATCTGGCAGATCAATAATTTCTGATACTCGCAAATGTCGCATTTAAAATACAGGCTTACGGCGCACCAGCCGTACTCATCGTTGAAAGCGTCGTTTTCCTAGAGGACGATGAAGAGTAGTAataggagaaaaggaaagaatgatgggaagaggagagaagaaaggagggCTTTGAGATTTTTTTCGGAACATGCGAAAAAGATCGACTCTatcgtagtcgtagtcatCGTCATATCGTCGTCGACGTAGTTGTCGtagtgtcgtcgtcgtcgtcgtcgtcgtcgtcgtcgtcgtcgtcgtcgtcgtcgttgtcgtcgtggAATCGAAAGGCGGCACGGCGCAGCGAATCGCCGATTGGCTGATTCGCTGATgttgagtgagagagagagagtgagagagagagagagagagagagagagagagagagagagagagagagagagagaggagtcgACCGACACGACGAGCTAGAAGATTGCATGCGTTCCTGTTCCataagaacgaagaaataGCGAAATTTCAAGCTTCCTgcatcttttctattttttcttttccttttatcattaatattattattaatattaatattaatattaatatttaatattattaatattattattatttctttatttataatctttcatcaaattttctttcgtacttttcttcttttcttttcttttttttttttttttatagcataAAAACTGAATCGatttacaaatttttgaaTGGGCCTGGAGGGAGGGCGGGAGGATGGTGGGGAAGAGGGATTTCTATTTGCACGAGGAACGAGATGGAATGttaaatattgaaagtaaCAACAATTCAGTTATCCAATGATCTCCTGAGATCACTCTTATTAGTAATTAACacgcgataataacaacaacaataacaacaacaatgataacaataataataataataatcatagaatattttatctttccgTATTATAAAGTTTTCATTCTCGAAAGTTTCGTATcctcaatttattatttaaatattgatttctATGCGTTCAAagtataaaatgatttattccTACGAGTATTACTACTCTTGTGAAATTCAAAAATGGCCGCAACGAAtatcgtacgtacgtacgataGCGCAGcgcatcctcctcctcctcctccacctcttcgTCGTTTCTCGTTCGTTTGATCGAACGGAGAGGtaagattaaaagaagaagaagaaaaataaaaatagaaaaagaaagaaagaaagaaagaaagaaagaaagaaagtacgaAAGAAATGACGATGAGGTTAGGTGTCTAAAttacatttgaaattttctatctttgattttatttatcgaaatatcATTTGTTGTATTAAATGCGATCATTTCCCTTCTCGCGATCGTGCcgttctccctccctccaccctctctcttctctctcttcctataaATAGTATCGTTAGATTTCCCTGGTTTTCAATGACCGTCGTCACACGGGTGTCGCCGCGGGTGTCGCCACCGCTGCTTTGgcgatcgtcgtcgtcgtcgtcgtcgtcgtcgtcgtcgtcgccgccacctccgtcgtcgtcgtcgtcgtcgtcgtcgtcaccactgccgtcgtcgtcgtcgtcgtcgtcgtcgtcgtcgtggtggtggtggtcgtGGTGGTCGTGGTCCGTCGTGGTGCTGCCGTGTTGCGTCAATGTGAACGATACTCTCGTAGTCTGGCGTTTGCACGAATGTGAACGCGATCCTGTGCAGATCGCTCCCGTACGCCAGGGGAGGATGGTCGCTCGTAGGAAGAGTCACTACTAGCGAGCGAGTACGCGCTCTGCTATTCCGTGCGTTAGCAAAATAGCTTCGCGTAGACTGATTTGTTCTTCGTGGGCCGAAGCTAAGTAAGTCGTATCTTtctacctctatctctctctctctctctctctctctcattctttctttctttctttctatctatctatctatctatctatctatctatctatctctatctattatTTCCCTTTCCATTTTCCGTGCTCTTTCcagatgataatatatatggctatgtgtgtgtgtatatatgtatatatatatatacacatactacGCTACTACTATGTTACACTACACTACTATACTACATTATTACATTACTACTTCTAAACTACACTACTTTtatactacactactactattactacactactactactactactactactactactactactactactactactactatttctcttttactctagACAACGCATGTAACGCATCATTTCGAGTATCTTTATTCTCTTAATTCTTACGCGGCGCGCCGATCGAAAACGCGCGTGTCGCGCAGCGGTGAACGGAGCGGGGACGAGCGAAATGCCGGAGAGTTATTTTTCCGAGCTCAGAACGACGTTATCTAACCTTTTTGCGCACGGACGAAAAGTGggaggtgtgtgtgtgtgtgtgtgtgtatatgtgtggtTATGTTAGTTCGTACATAGTATatccccctccctctcctttCGGGTATCTTGCCTAGAGAGGtatttttcttgctttctttctttcctatttctgttttttttttttaagttttctcTATCGTGAAAAGTAcaagtatatgtgtgtgtatgtgtgtgtgtgtgtgttcgcgTAGGGTATTTCTTAAGAaggatatacatacaatactcATTCTTAACAACGGTCTGCACACggtatctctatatctcttcAGGCGTCTTTACAAGAAATCCTTTCAAATAAACACTTTCAATGATTCCAATACGTGTCTGAGagtgatattttatatttttatatgtacacatatattcttttttattttttatttttattttttttttttttttgtaattataataggataactttatcattactatatctttctttctttctttcttttttttctgtttttatgtcattaaatatttcaatatctttGACTCTTCTTATCCCTCATAGTATAATATGGCATAAGAATTTATGACATATCTATTTCTACTTTCGCAAGTAATACTAATGTCAGTTAATTATATCAAGACAAGTTTTATTATCGGAGCTCGCACATTGataagtttattatttgttatagatCTCTACTGGCATGGAGCTGGGAGCGCACTGATAGTGATAATTTATGAGGTTAGCAGCAAGTTTCCTATTAATGCTTTttggtatattattattctattatacatataatgatataccttggaaaataataagagatatattattagaatatgaaagttataatatattcttttgatgaataatttttattcagatCTTGGTTTCTATGCATTGCCTGCCAAAGAAGAACTGAGCCCAATGTTTCCACACAATTCTAGTTCACATGAGATTTCTACAGAAACAAATGCCTTCGTACAAAATTCCATGGTAGGTTTATTTAACGTCGTTAAATAGAAATTGTATTTACATTGAAAGAGCAAATGGATTTTTCAACGACATATAAAATCaccattatattttatagattgatgtttttctttttcttttatattttagggGGATGTAGTAGTATTAGGGGAAAGCAGTCTGTATGGGGAGGGGGAATGGGAAGGATCAGAGCACGCTAGGTACTGTGATATCGAATCCATAAACAGCAGCAAGATGGCAGCATGTACTAGCCATCTGGAAGCTACCGCCGCCAATGACTTTTCAACCGTCCTGCCAAGCCAAACCAGTAAGTATcatctttttatatgttttgTTGTTCTATCAATTGCTCGTCGTCAAgttctattattactagtgttattataaaattgtccTTTCGCTGATATCAcggatatattttgtattttgttaAGATTAATTAAGCTGAAGAAAATCATGGGATCAGCTTTAGTCTTTGCTGAGATGTCGcttcttttttgaaaattgtaattcattgaaggaattaatattattagagtatataaatgagaaattaTAAAGGAATATTTCAAGTGGAATATTTTAGCTATAGTTTAGTTTTTATACTTACAGGTGAGTTCAGCTCAGCTGGTATAGGTAAGGCCTGCCAGTCAGTGGCGCCAGTAACCACAAAAAACCCAACAAATCACCTTCTaacttacgataataataaagtaaataaccaCAACAATGCAGAACATAATCATCACAAGTACAGAAAGCAAAACACACCGGGCTTGCTTGGTCAGCTGGGCAGCTCCGCCAATAACTCTAAGTCTACTTTTAAGACATTaagtgataataagaatagctTTAGCGATCTAAGCGTTAGGGTACTAAGCGTAAGTGTACATCTACAAGTTACACGGGGTGAAGCGTATTGCACCGTTGGGGTACCTAGCCTAGTTAGGATACCCAAGTCTGATTGCCCCCAACGGTCGCTACGCCTCCCTAACTCTGTCGACAATTACTCCTTACTAGGGTCCCGCCTTGAGCTAGGCGACAACAATAAGTTTAAGGCTCATTTTAGTTtcataagtaataataactccAAGTCTGTGATATTGCTCAGCTCAATCAGCAACGGTGACCATTGTTTCCTGCTTGGCGGTGGTCCTGTCGAGATAGATGCTATTACTCTGAAATTCGGTATTATAATGGATGTCTTAACGAGATCGAAACTACTAGGTCATAAGTGTGCCCTGGTTATCAATTCTCATCAGACATCTAGACTGTTAACGAGCGATGAAACGTCGAACGAAAATTGTAACGTTCGATATACGTTAGCTCTCGAAAAAATATGGAACCTCTTAAAATCGCATTTCAGTGGCATTGATTTCAAATTGGTTCCCATAAGCGATCAGAATTTTGCGATATTCACCGCCAGTTCTTCCATTACGCTTATCGTTTTCAGAAACGAAGTAACTGACCACATCTCGCGATCTTTCCTGGAAAATCTCAAGCAACTCCGTGTACAATCTTTTACTTCTCCATTATCTAATGTCACTGTTACCGAGCTGATGCAACGCATATGTGTTCCACTATTAAAAAAGCGTAAGGGTAATGATTACAAcgttggtaataataataataatgatgaatattataacaagaacattagCATTGGTAGtattgaagaagaaattaatagtagtaacgataatcCAGATGTTATTGAAGACATTGTTGACGTCGCTGTGTGCTACAAGACTAGTTGTATGATGATTACTAATGTTAGGATCTTAGGGTCTCAAAATGATGGTATTAGTCGTACCGAAGCAACAATATTTACTGTTGGTGCTCTTTCATTTCAGGATAACAATAAGTCTAACAAGCCTCTAAATACTAGTTATAAGATTAGCGAATATAGTAGATCAGTGGGTTCTGATCTTCAATCTAACTCTACCATTAAGTCTGTATCTAAGTCTACGCTAAAAGATAAATCTAGGATTAAGTTTGAAATGTCTCACACCGCTCGATTTAACGAATCTGACAAGAGAAAGCAAGTTAGGTTGGCTGCCAACATTCCTATAATGACTACCTGCGAGCCTACGATGACGCTTACAAGCCAATCAGCCACCATCACATCCCAAACAATCGGTGTACCTGTATGTCGAGCGGATAATCGCATATATGACGATGGGATGCGATCAGAATTTTTGAATACATTTCAGAATGACCAAATATGTATCCAGCGTATGTTGGCAAGTCGCACAgatgatataataacgaatgaCTTGCGTCTTAATGAAACATTAAATCCTACACAAACTTACATCGAGACGCTCAAATCTTTAGCTACAGATGATATTCCGTTGAATTGCAATTACGATCGCACAGGGGCATGTAGTAATCGTCAAACTTGTGactatgataacgataattatcatgatgATTTTGCGCTCTGCTCTTACGATAACATGGCAGTTTATACAAAACCAACTGCATTACAATGGTCTACTTTAATTGCACACGTACGTGCATTAATACCTGCTTGTCGAAAAGCTTATGAGACCGATCGAACCAAATGTGAAGTTCAACAGCGAAGACTCAAGTTTATGTTGAATATTCTTTTCAATGAATCGACACGGCTATTGAACAAGGTCTACGAACCAATATTAAGCTACAAACAACGATGGGGTATCTCAACGATATTACAGTTAGCAGGAGGTGGTGAAAGTTCGCTAAATAGCGGAGGAGCTAACAATTGGGGTTCTACTCAAGCAACAACacccaataacaataataccaatcaATCAGGATGGGTTGGTACGCCAGGAAACGCACCTGGTAATGCTGGCACGCCGAACAATTGGGGTGGAAATTCTGTAAATAGATCAGTGTCCGGTAATCCAAATCAAAATCAGAATCAAGGTCCACCTGGTACTCAAAATACATCAGGTAGATCATTGTCAATCATATGTcaaactttttaatttattttagaatctcaaaagttattgtttatatttacccgaaatttttaatattattattattattattatttttttatgcgCAGGAAACGTGAACAAAGTTAATAATCCAAATCAACAATCGAATCAGCAATCTGGTCCACCTACCTCTCAGTCAAATTCTACTCAAGGGAATCAGAATAGTAGTCAATGGTCTCAGGGAAAATCTAATAATCCAGGTGGTCCAGGACAAAAtccacaaaataataacaatagcgtACAACAGCAACAGTCAGCCAATTCTAATGGAAGTAATAAtcaatctaataataatgcaCAAGGATCTGTAAGTAGTGGTAACACACCGGCTAGTAATAATCCATCGACGAAACAACAGCTCGAACAATTAAATACAATGAGGGAAGCTCTTTTTAGTCAAGACGGATGGGGTTGTGTGagtaaacgaaaaatattttctgtaagattgatataacaaaaaattaatatatattatttcaataagttAAAGACGTTATTTTCTGTCTTTAGCAACACGTAAATCAAGATACGAGTTGGGACGTACCAACTTCTCCTGAGCCCAATCTAACCAAAGATGGCGTTCCTATGTGGAAACCACCCGTAAATAATGGTACTGATTTATGGGAGGCAAATTTACGAAATGGAGGTCAACCTCCGCCGCATCAACAAGCAAAAACCCCATGGGGTCATACTCCAGCGACTAATATTGGTGGTACTTGGGGTGAGGACGATGAGACGGCAGACTCATCTAACATGTGGACTGGTGCTCCAGCACCTTCTCAACCGAATGCAGCACAATGGACTGCCGGTAATCAAGCCGGTATGTGGGGAGGTAGGCTAGTGAAGGCTGGAGATGCCAAAACTTtaggaaaaagatattttggaattttattGAAAGCTGTCGTGTTTTGGCACATTGTTATAATGTctttattgtgattatatacaaaagtttgttcattatataattttccttaTACCTTCTATATCATGATTTATAAAATGCGACTGTACAAgtaaaatttggaaaaaaaaaaagaaaaaaaaaaaaaaaaaaaaaaatttctatatcatAGATATCATACCATTGGATTCTCTAAACTAactaaaatttcttttaaacattaaatatttatacgcttatgtaaaatatcattttgaaaaatttagaaTATACTTGTGCagttgagaataataatttaaaatgaatccCGCCTGGCGGTTGTGCCTAACAGCTCTcatatattttactattttaaaTGTATCAATTTGTAGCTTGTATTAGTTCTGAAATAATTTtgctattatatacatatatatatatatatacatacatacatatatacatatatatatatatatatatatatatatatatatatatatatatacacatcttgTTTTGTTCAACTAAGTATGGAGACTCTCCGGCATTCACAAAGCTTTATAAGTTATGGGGAATAACTAATTTGTTTTGCTATTTCTCTTATGCTAAATATGTCTTAagtctttcttattttatatacatatgtgctgtttcttttctttttttttttttttttttttcccatgcTCAAACGCTGTGCTTTTTTCCATGTAAatgatgctttttttttttaggctgaatatatatcatttattaagcACTATTAAACTCCTTTAATGCCCATGTTAGTAGTctcttaaatcatttttaaattatgcggaagaaaaatgataatatcgttaaattatatatgaatatattcacGCATATACTTggattttattagatatattatataaagttgTGTATAATTCATTCTTGCATCATACTCAACACTGTAGAAATGTCTGTGTGATACATTTAGATTTTCAGATTAGATatctcaattaaaaaaaaaaaaaaaagaacatacgaCTGATCgtgaatttgtaatattaaaatttgttttcattaatattatttcactgTTAGACTTTATGGGCATTCAGGAGTCTTGATTCAATGTAGCATGTAATTTGTGTATTATTGACAGTTTTATAGTAACTCGTTAGTAAAGTTATTACTTTGAAAAGTAATAACTTAAAATTACAAAGTATATcaaatagtaaatattttcatttctgtttaatcaaaaaagaaaaagaaaagaaaaagaaaaaaaaaaaagaaaaaaaaatgttgaagaatatttgtcgaaagtgcagcaattaaaaataatttcaatatttattatgtaaatttcTTGAGGATACGTATGATctctctgtaaaaaaaaaaaaagaaaaaaaaaaaaagaaaaaaaatgttcatatATTTGAGATTACCTTTgcagataataaatttaataaacaaatgtttaaaattatatctacaAAGAGATCTTGAAAATGTTGTTTTCAATATACTATTACATTGATGACTTTTTATAAACAGGAACAAATTGGGCTGATCCAAGACTCGATCATAATAGAGATCCACGTGATTTACGATCAGTGGATCCAAGAGAGATGCGAGATCCTCGAGATCATCGCATGACTCTTGATCCAAGAGATCATATGCGCGTAATGGATCCTATGGCACGTGATCCACGAATGGGTGATATGCGCGGTGATCCACGTGGCATTTCTGGACGTTTGAACGGAGCTAATACCGATGCTATGTGGGGACAACCACCTGGTCCTCCACATCATCAGATGGGTCATCAGCATCCATCTGGTCCACCAACGAAAATGCTCAATCCTTCGAACATGAATCAATGGGCAGCTCCACCACCAAAGGATATGATGCCTGGTAAACCTTCGGGATGGGAGGAACCGTCACCACCTACGCAAAGGCGTAATGTGCCTAATTATGACGACGGTACGAGCTTATGGGGAAATCCGGCAGCAAATCAAAGGACAATGCCTGCCAGTAAAGTATCTCATTGGAAGGATTTACCAACCCCGAACATAGCACGCGGTGGTaagtaatttgaaataaagaaaaaatttatttttcattttaattatatatatataatctcaatgttatgaattatataaaaaaaaataaataaataaaataaaaaataaaaaacgcaGGAATGCAATGTCCACCGGGGATGCCTCAGAATAGAATGCCTGGGCAACCAGGTATGAAACCAGACGTAGGAGGTCCAGGTATGTGGGCTCACCCTGGAGCTCCTGGAGGTCGCAATGGGACATGGGCAGATGGGCCTCACGATACTACCTCTTGGGATGATCCTAAAACACCAGCAACATGGAACGAGCCTCCATTGAATCCAGCAACTTGGGGAGGTCCTGCTACTCATAAACAAAAATCAATGGGACCTGCTGGTAGTTGGGTAGACTCTGACATTGATCCTACACCAAGTTGGGGTCATCCTGCTAAACCTTCGTTAACGAAAGACTTCATTTGGAATAGTCGTGAATTTCGTTATCTTTGTGACTTAGGATAtaaggtatataaatatattattatttataaatatatattgttattttttttatttatttatatgttgtaTTTAAATGacgttattgatatttaatttgtttttaaagaaagaagacgtgGAATTAGCTCTTAGAAATCGTGAAATGAATAGAGACGAAGCGCAAGAACTTTTAAGCCAGATTCGACCTCTTGATCAATGGCCACGCCGTCATGATACACATTCTGGCTATGATCCAACTAATCAACCAACTACTGCGCCAGCATATCCGAGATTCAATCACGTGACACAACAGATGTCTTTCCCACCGGTGAGTTTGTCAGATCATTTTACACCGACCAAGTGTTCTGTCCAAATATCCATTGTTATtctttaacaattaaaattaatttccctcttccccccccccccctaatcatttcgttttatagtgaaaaaaaagaaaaaagaaaaaagaacaaaaaatgatgagaataatgataacgaatgttaatgaaaaatttttatttgacattgTCATTGAGTGCATTTATTGCGTGCTTGTTgagtgttttatatatttcaattaacaGCGTCTgataatatcatttcttttcttttcttttctttttttttttcttcttttttcttggctttctttttcttttttttttttttttacaaaaatttaattcatgCGGATGTTTGTTGTGTTACGTGTGTGTtacaatatcatttaaatctaattttatggaactataaaataacatttacgaaaaatattttgtttcgtttcgttcattttaaacaaagtagaataagtaaataaaaatatatgtatatatatatatatatatatatatagcagtATATATACACCATCACACATGATGGGCGATTAGAAGTAGAATTAGGAGAAGGGAGCAGGGTACACGGTATTTGTATTGTAATACAGGGGGCAGGAGTGCCCAGTGCTGCATCTACCGGAGGGGTAGGTGGTTCAGTGTCCAGTGCTAGTCTCCTGAAACttcaacaacagcaacagcagcaagcAGTTGTTCCGTTGCAGCAACAGCAGCCAAGTACCAATGCACCACAGCCACCTTTCAACCAGGTGAACAACCTGACgtctgaaatatttaattattataggatttattttcgttattctatttttattcgctatttaaaaagtataaaaaatttagaaagaaagagagagaaagggacagaGAATTTTTGAGAATTTTTGAGttaaaaaacagaagaataaattatgatttttatgtgATCAAGTAAacattctttcttcgttttttagattaaatattttaacaatatctAGAGAGGTAGAaagtttattacatttatcaaaTTGTTAAGTTTATGTGTTTATCAAATTGCATTTTAATCGCTTATCATTacgtatatcatttttatttcgtttcgtttttcataattatttcacGTTTGTGCcgtcttttaatatattaaagagtGTTTAACTgtactattatattttgttaaggTATTAagtttctctattattattattattatttatttatttatttatttattttttaattgtacgTAATTTGGTTGTACTTTATAAATCGTAAGGgacaattaacaataatttatgATTGTGATCATagttaattttgtaattaatttatatagttaCATACTCTCTCTTAAGTGAATATCAAAATTGcgattagatttttatttataaaaaatagttTTTAAGAATGAAGAcgttaaattttgttttcttttttttttttttcaggcaTCACGTGCACCGCAAAATCAACCATCTAATCAACAACTTCGTATGTTGGTACAACAAATTCAATTGGCTGCTCAGGAAGGATATTTGAATCATCAGATATTGAATCAAGCATTATCACCGCAGACATTGATTTTACTGAATCAACTTTTACAACAGATCAAGATCTTACAACAGTTACATCAACAACATTCTGTCCAGAGTTCATTGAAGGGCAACAGTCCGTCGGTTTTGCAAATTAGCGTACAAATAACTAAAACAAAGCAACAAATCGCAAATCTGCAGAATCAAATTGCGGTTCAACAGGCAACGTATATGAAACAACAACAGCATCAACAACACGCTGCCCCACCGTCTCAGGCATTGGAGTACTACAAAAGTTCGGTACACGATCCCATGTCAGCATTACAGAACAGCTTCGGCGATTTGACAATGAACAAAGAGCCACCTGttgttagtaatattataataaaattatataaaataaatcatataatgggatatt from Vespa crabro chromosome 12, iyVesCrab1.2, whole genome shotgun sequence includes:
- the LOC124428440 gene encoding trinucleotide repeat-containing gene 6C protein isoform X4, with amino-acid sequence MFPHNSSSHEISTETNAFVQNSMGDVVVLGESSLYGEGEWEGSEHARYCDIESINSSKMAACTSHLEATAANDFSTVLPSQTSEFSSAGIGKACQSVAPVTTKNPTNHLLTYDNNKVNNHNNAEHNHHKYRKQNTPGLLGQLGSSANNSKSTFKTLSDNKNSFSDLSVRVLSVSVHLQVTRGEAYCTVGVPSLVRIPKSDCPQRSLRLPNSVDNYSLLGSRLELGDNNKFKAHFSFISNNNSKSVILLSSISNGDHCFLLGGGPVEIDAITLKFGIIMDVLTRSKLLGHKCALVINSHQTSRLLTSDETSNENCNVRYTLALEKIWNLLKSHFSGIDFKLVPISDQNFAIFTASSSITLIVFRNEVTDHISRSFLENLKQLRVQSFTSPLSNVTVTELMQRICVPLLKKRKGNDYNVGNNNNNDEYYNKNISIGSIEEEINSSNDNPDVIEDIVDVAVCYKTSCMMITNVRILGSQNDGISRTEATIFTVGALSFQDNNKSNKPLNTSYKISEYSRSVGSDLQSNSTIKSVSKSTLKDKSRIKFEMSHTARFNESDKRKQVRLAANIPIMTTCEPTMTLTSQSATITSQTIGVPVCRADNRIYDDGMRSEFLNTFQNDQICIQRMLASRTDDIITNDLRLNETLNPTQTYIETLKSLATDDIPLNCNYDRTGACSNRQTCDYDNDNYHDDFALCSYDNMAVYTKPTALQWSTLIAHVRALIPACRKAYETDRTKCEVQQRRLKFMLNILFNESTRLLNKVYEPILSYKQRWGISTILQLAGGGESSLNSGGANNWGSTQATTPNNNNTNQSGWVGTPGNAPGNAGTPNNWGGNSVNRSVSGNPNQNQNQGPPGTQNTSGNVNKVNNPNQQSNQQSGPPTSQSNSTQGNQNSSQWSQGKSNNPGGPGQNPQNNNNSVQQQQSANSNGSNNQSNNNAQGSVSSGNTPASNNPSTKQQLEQLNTMREALFSQDGWGCQHVNQDTSWDVPTSPEPNLTKDGVPMWKPPVNNGTDLWEANLRNGGQPPPHQQAKTPWGHTPATNIGGTWGEDDETADSSNMWTGAPAPSQPNAAQWTAGTNWADPRLDHNRDPRDLRSVDPREMRDPRDHRMTLDPRDHMRVMDPMARDPRMGDMRGDPRGISGRLNGANTDAMWGQPPGPPHHQMGHQHPSGPPTKMLNPSNMNQWAAPPPKDMMPGKPSGWEEPSPPTQRRNVPNYDDGTSLWGNPAANQRTMPASKVSHWKDLPTPNIARGGMQCPPGMPQNRMPGQPGMKPDVGGPGMWAHPGAPGGRNGTWADGPHDTTSWDDPKTPATWNEPPLNPATWGGPATHKQKSMGPAGSWVDSDIDPTPSWGHPAKPSLTKDFIWNSREFRYLCDLGYKKEDVELALRNREMNRDEAQELLSQIRPLDQWPRRHDTHSGYDPTNQPTTAPAYPRFNHVTQQMSFPPGAGVPSAASTGGVGGSVSSASLLKLQQQQQQQAVVPLQQQQPSTNAPQPPFNQASRAPQNQPSNQQLRMLVQQIQLAAQEGYLNHQILNQALSPQTLILLNQLLQQIKILQQLHQQHSVQSSLKGNSPSVLQISVQITKTKQQIANLQNQIAVQQATYMKQQQHQQHAAPPSQALEYYKSSVHDPMSALQNSFGDLTMNKEPPVSQQQSRLNQWKLPSLDKDGDLTTNEFSRAPGTTSKPPTAPGGLTQSHSSPNMNPLLSQGDGTWSSRLGDSGWPDPGNTDSTDGKDWQPGGAAFTDLVPEFEPGKPWRGTQMKSIEDDPSITPGSVVRSPLSLATIKDPDAIFSSSSKTSPPPQNANPDTSIPSLSNSTWTFNPPATTPTAFTSSKNTWESAPPPTAVTSELWGAPMSKARGPPPGLGSKGAGSTSNGWAGLGSVTKSSSSWGGLQSNPVSNSSWVSTWLLLRNLTPQIDGSTLKTLCMQHGPVQDFRLYLNHGIALTKYSSRDEAIKAQGALNNCVLGNTTIFAESPADSEVHTLLQQLSHGGQQQAGGSGGASWGLRPTNKAGPPPDTWGGSSSQLWGAPPTTNSLWSNTGIDSSDQQRATPSSLNSYLPGDLLGEIRRGPT